A window of Ictidomys tridecemlineatus isolate mIctTri1 chromosome 15, mIctTri1.hap1, whole genome shotgun sequence contains these coding sequences:
- the LOC110597301 gene encoding uncharacterized protein LOC110597301 produces MTQGGGKGQKRGREAAGGRRAHCSLPPPWPVPVLWRRLSLGPLRLSSFPSPASSLFSPASLLALRDLSRLSLRSCHCVILSLLLARVSVRLSFHCRRVFVLRAGATGLRVLLSLSAGPPPAVSPGCSRGSILPFSGLLLPALLSPTPSPGRVCSSRSLSARPASLPSLRFGTPAPHWGREGESDPNVPLQRELTV; encoded by the coding sequence ATGAcgcagggaggagggaagggacaAAAGAGAGGCCGGGAGGCGGCGGGCGGCCGGCGCGCCcactgctccctccctcctccctggccaGTCCCCGTCCTCTGGCGGCGGCTTTCCCTCGGTCCCCTCcgcctctcctccttcccttctccggcctcctccctcttctcgccagcctccctcctggccctgcGCGATCTCTCGCGCCTCTCCCTCCGCTCGTGTCATTGTgtcattctttctctcctcctcgcTCGGGTCTCGGTACGTCTGTCCTTCCACTGCCGGCGTGTCTTCGTCCTCCGCGCTGGGGCTACGGGTCTTCGCGTCTTACTCTCCCTCTCTGCCGGTCCCCCTCCCGCTGTGTCCCCTGGCTGCTCCCGGGGCTCCATCCTCCCTTTCTCCGGCCTCCTCCTTCCCGCTCTCCTCTCCCCTACACCTTCCCCAGGCAGGGTCTGCAGTTCCCGCTCCCTCTCTGCTcgcccagcctccctcccctcGCTGAGGTTCGGCACCCCCGCCCCCCACTGGGGACGCGAAGGTGAATCAGACCCAAACGTGCCCTTGCAGCGGGAGCTCACGGTGTGA